In Carya illinoinensis cultivar Pawnee chromosome 10, C.illinoinensisPawnee_v1, whole genome shotgun sequence, one DNA window encodes the following:
- the LOC122279631 gene encoding beta-glucosidase BoGH3B-like translates to MAGSPISLMGLLLLCFWAAFIEAEFMKYKDPKQPVNVRIKDLMSRMTVEEKIGQMVQIDRSVASAEVMKKYFIGSILSGGGSVPAKEASAETWINMVNEYQKGSLSTRLGIPMIYGIDAVHGHNNVYKATIFPHNVGLGATRDPELVKRIGAATALEVRATGIPYVFAPCIAVCRDPRWGRCYESYSEDPKIVQAMTEIVPGLQGDIPTNSHKGVPFVAGKYKVAACAKHYVGDGGTTNGINENNTVIDRHGLLSIHMPGYYNSIIKGVATIMVSYSSWNGIKMHANYDLVTGFLKNTLRFRGFVISDWQGIDRITSPPHANYSYSIQTGIHAGIDMVMVPYNYTEFIDGLTYQVKNKIIPMSRIDDAVKRILRVKFVMGLFENPLADFSLVNQLGSQEHRELAREAVRRSLVLLKNGESADMPLLPLPKKASKILVTGSHADNLGYQCGGWTIEWQGLSGNNLTRGTTILKAIENTVDPKTEVVYKEQPDANFVKSNKFSYAIVVVGELPYAETFGDSLNLTIPDPGPSTIMNVCEAVKCVVVVISGRPVVIQPYISSIDALVAAWLPGTEGQGVADVLFGDYGFTGKLSRTWFKTVDQLPMNVGDSHYDPLFPFGFGLTTKPAKAN, encoded by the exons ATGGCGGGATCTCCCATTTCCTTGATGGGGCTTCTGCTCTTATGTTTTTGGGCAGCCTTCATAGAAGCAGAATTCATGAAATATAAAGACCCAAAACAGCCAGTGAATGTTCGAATCAAGGATTTAATGAGCAGGATGACTGTGGAGGAAAAGATTGGCCAAATGGTGCAGATTGACCGCAGTGTTGCATCAGCTGAGGTGATGAAGAAGTACTTCATTG GGAGTATCTTAAGTGGAGGAGGGAGTGTTCCAGCTAAGGAGGCTTCTGCAGAGACTTGGATTAACATGGTGAATGAATACCAAAAGGGTTCTTTATCTACTCGCCTTGGAATTCCAATGATTTATGGGATTGATGCTGTTCATGGCCACAACAATGTCTACAAGGCAACAATTTTTCCCCACAATGTTGGACTAGGTGCTACCAG AGACCCTGAACTTGTTAAGAGGATTGGGGCTGCAACTGCACTTGAAGTTAGAGCTACAGGCATCCCATATGTTTTTGCACCTTGTATTGCG GTTTGTAGAGATCCTAGATGGGGTCGGTGCTACGAAAGCTACAGTGAAGATCCCAAGATTGTTCAGGCAATGACGGAGATTGTACCGGGGTTACAAGGGGACATACCCACCAACTCTCACAAGGGTGTTCCATTTGTTGCTGGAAA ATACAAGGTTGCAGCTTGTGCTAAGCACTATGTGGGTGATGGTGGAACAACAAATGGCATAAATGAAAACAACACGGTGATAGACAGACATGGATTGCTCAGCATACACATGCCGGGCTATTACAATTCCATCATCAAGGGTGTTGCGACCATTATGGTCTCATACTCCAGCTGGAATGGGATTAAAATGCATGCTAACTATGATCTTGTCACTGGCTTCTTGAAGAACACTCTCCGTTTTCGG GGTTTTGTCATCTCAGATTGGCAGGGTATCGACAGAATCACCTCTCCCCCTCATGCAAATTACTCATACTCTATCCAAACAGGAATTCATGCTGGCATTGACATG GTCATGGTTCCCTACAACTACACAGAATTCATTGACGGTCTAACCTACCAggttaagaataaaataatccCTATGAGCAGAATTGATGACGCGGTAAAGAGAATTTTGCGTGTCAAGTTTGTGATGGGCCTATTTGAGAACCCATTGGCGGATTTCAGCCTTGTCAACCAGCTTGGAAGTCAG GAGCATAGAGAATTGGCTAGGGAAGCTGTGAGGAGATCACTGGTGTTGTTGAAGAATGGTGAATCTGCAGACATGCCACTGCTACCCCTTCCCAAGAAGGCATCAAAAATACTTGTTACTGGCAGCCATGCTGACAATTTAGGTTACCAATGTGGTGGGTGGACAATAGAGTGGCAAGGACTAAGTGGCAACAACCTTACTAGGG GTACCACAATCCTCAAAGCCATTGAAAATACTGTTGATCCAAAGACCGAAGTAGTCTACAAGGAGCAGCCGGATGCCAATTTTGTTAAGTCCAACAAATTCTCCTATGCCATTGTTGTAGTAGGAGAACTGCCATATGCAGAGACTTTTGGTGACAGCTTGAATTTGACAATCCCTGACCCTGGCCCAAGCACCATAATGAATGTCTGCGAGGCTGTGAAGtgtgttgttgttgttatctCTGGCCGTCCTGTTGTGATCCAGCCATATATTTCCTCAATTGATGCCCTGGTTGCTGCATGGCTTCCAGGAACCGAAGGCCAAGGAGTCGCCGATGTTTTATTTGGTGACTATGGTTTCACCGGCAAGCTTTCACGCACATGGTTCAAGACTGTTGATCAGCTTCCAATGAATGTGGGGGATTCACATTATGACCCCCTCTTCCCATTTGGATTTGGTCTCACCACAAAACCTGCCAAGGCTAATTAG